A genome region from Arachis duranensis cultivar V14167 chromosome 6, aradu.V14167.gnm2.J7QH, whole genome shotgun sequence includes the following:
- the LOC127748444 gene encoding uncharacterized protein LOC127748444, translating to MEKGSLGALDGTYIEVIVLESEKARYRTRKGKICTNVLGVCNREMGFVYVLSGWKGLASNSQSMEMDPEEKSSIFDEFMPDGDEEQDGMIDVVNMENKHIWSDEETNALLAS from the exons ATGGAGAAG GGTTCCTTGGGAGCATTAGATGGCACTTATATTGAGGTGATAGTCCTCGAGTCCGAGAAGGCAAGATACCGAACAAGAAAGGGTAAAATTTGCACCAATGTCTTAGGTGTGTGTAACCGGGAGATGGGTTTTGTCTATGTACTCAGTGGATGGAAGGGATTGGCGTCTAATTCACAG AGTATGGAGATGGATCCGGAGGAGAAAAGTAGCATATTTGATGAATTTATGCCTGATGGAGACGAAGAACAGGATGGAATGATTGATGTG GTGAATATGGAGAACAAGCACATTTGGAGTGATGAAGAGACTAATGCTTTGTTGGCTTCATAA